Proteins encoded together in one Lachnospiraceae bacterium JLR.KK008 window:
- a CDS encoding MerR family transcriptional regulator, which produces MEYCIGEFSLLTGLGIHTLRYYEREGLITPERNSANRRRYSDKDRTWIEFIKRLKDTGMPIREIRHYAQLRASGDSTLTERLEMLIQHRQILNEQIALLQTHKRKLDEKIESYRREYQDEVSKAVTGKGR; this is translated from the coding sequence GTGGAATATTGTATCGGAGAATTTTCCTTACTGACAGGTCTGGGCATCCATACGCTTCGTTACTATGAACGCGAGGGATTGATTACGCCAGAAAGAAATTCCGCCAACCGCCGCCGCTATTCTGACAAAGACCGTACATGGATCGAATTTATCAAACGCCTGAAAGACACAGGTATGCCCATCAGAGAAATCAGGCATTATGCTCAACTCCGGGCCAGCGGCGATTCTACTCTTACCGAAAGGCTGGAAATGCTCATACAGCACCGGCAAATTCTCAATGAACAGATCGCACTGCTGCAGACACATAAGAGAAAACTGGATGAGAAAATCGAATCTTACAGAAGGGAGTATCAAGACGAAGTATCGAAAGCTGTCACAGGGAAAGGAAGATGA